One stretch of Roseimicrobium sp. ORNL1 DNA includes these proteins:
- a CDS encoding trypsin-like peptidase domain-containing protein, with amino-acid sequence MPLKLHLCLLLACLSVSSSRAWGKEFRLEDLLSVQQQVQSQYDRARQAVVTVQCGGGTGSGVIVSPSGLILTAAHVTEGGKKKCNIVLHDGRTVEATSLGVDNATDAGMLQLPPPAKAWPYASLARDVRELNVGQWCFAVGNPGGWDAARGPVLRIGKLVKIAPNTLQSDCVLMGGDSGGGLFNLNGEVIGIHSRIWKGRDQNLHVSMAPFLRAWDAMKKGETISLWEQGNGGWIGVYTEGTDTGLAVRKIAPDSPAVKAGLKEGDVILSVNNKKMAERGDFRDAIRARRTGELVTLKVKSGDVDRLVEVKLGRQPQE; translated from the coding sequence TTTCGTCTCGAGGATCTGCTCTCTGTGCAGCAACAGGTGCAGTCCCAGTATGACCGGGCACGCCAGGCCGTGGTCACGGTGCAGTGCGGCGGCGGCACGGGGAGCGGTGTCATCGTGAGCCCCAGCGGCCTGATCCTTACGGCGGCGCACGTCACGGAAGGTGGCAAAAAAAAGTGCAACATCGTGCTGCACGACGGCCGGACTGTGGAAGCCACCAGTCTCGGCGTAGATAATGCCACGGATGCCGGCATGCTGCAGCTCCCCCCTCCCGCCAAGGCCTGGCCCTACGCTTCCCTCGCCCGCGATGTGCGTGAGCTGAACGTGGGACAGTGGTGCTTTGCCGTTGGCAATCCCGGCGGCTGGGACGCGGCTCGCGGTCCGGTGCTACGCATCGGCAAGCTGGTGAAGATCGCGCCCAATACCCTTCAAAGTGACTGCGTGCTCATGGGAGGAGACAGTGGCGGCGGCCTCTTCAACCTGAATGGCGAGGTCATCGGCATTCACAGCCGGATCTGGAAGGGACGTGACCAGAACCTCCATGTGAGCATGGCCCCCTTCCTGCGCGCCTGGGACGCCATGAAAAAGGGTGAAACCATCTCGCTCTGGGAACAGGGCAATGGTGGCTGGATCGGCGTCTACACTGAAGGCACGGATACAGGCCTTGCCGTGCGCAAGATCGCCCCGGACTCACCAGCCGTGAAAGCCGGCCTGAAGGAAGGCGACGTCATCCTCAGTGTAAACAACAAGAAGATGGCCGAGCGCGGCGACTTCCGGGATGCCATCCGGGCCCGGCGTACCGGTGAACTGGTGACGCTCAAGGTGAAATCGGGTGATGTGGATCGCCTGGTGGAGGTGAAGCTGGGGAGACAGCCGCAGGAGTAG
- a CDS encoding PDZ domain-containing protein, translated as MTFDNCISYLGLRTLLALASLLTAIPALTAAEPSVLRDDDRTNGSSTLEALGNIPQGAIAATIRLGASRTHAVPGVIVSPDGYILTAASEAAQRKPLRAYLTDGTAVDVREVKEDDALNLLLLKIEGASLPPVKWGESASFKIGQWVFSMTGPSKEIRMGVMSARRRAIPDSGAVLGVRFGVDDAEVGVTIEEVADDSPADTAGLKAEDVLMAVNGEKVFRNENVARIISAHRPGDILKLRYSRKGAESDCEVKLASKQHVVMNWQGEDFANHGVSLRTDNFPEVIQHDLPLDPEDIGSALFDLEGRAVALNIARVDRVTNYALPVESFLPKMTKWMEEDRKKNSPKTASAVGE; from the coding sequence ATGACTTTTGATAACTGCATCTCCTATCTCGGCCTGCGAACGTTGCTCGCATTGGCTTCGTTGCTCACCGCGATCCCCGCGCTGACAGCAGCAGAGCCCTCTGTGCTGAGGGATGACGACCGCACCAATGGCAGCAGTACGCTGGAGGCGCTGGGGAATATCCCCCAAGGTGCCATCGCTGCCACCATCCGGCTGGGAGCTTCACGCACGCACGCCGTGCCGGGAGTGATCGTTTCGCCCGATGGCTACATCCTCACCGCAGCCAGTGAAGCCGCGCAGCGCAAGCCCTTGCGCGCCTATCTTACGGACGGCACTGCGGTGGACGTGCGTGAGGTGAAAGAGGATGACGCCCTCAATCTCCTGCTCCTGAAAATCGAAGGGGCCAGCCTCCCTCCCGTCAAATGGGGAGAATCCGCCTCCTTCAAGATTGGGCAGTGGGTCTTCTCCATGACCGGTCCGTCCAAGGAAATCCGCATGGGGGTGATGAGTGCGCGGCGCCGTGCCATCCCGGACTCCGGCGCGGTCCTGGGTGTCCGGTTCGGCGTGGACGACGCGGAAGTGGGAGTGACCATTGAGGAGGTCGCAGACGACAGTCCCGCGGACACGGCCGGGCTTAAGGCCGAGGACGTGCTGATGGCGGTGAATGGGGAGAAGGTCTTCCGCAATGAAAACGTGGCGCGCATCATTTCCGCCCACCGGCCTGGGGATATCTTGAAGCTCCGCTACTCCCGCAAAGGCGCGGAATCCGATTGCGAGGTGAAGCTCGCCAGCAAGCAGCACGTGGTCATGAACTGGCAGGGCGAAGACTTCGCCAACCACGGCGTCTCCCTGCGCACGGACAATTTTCCCGAGGTCATCCAGCACGACCTGCCGCTGGATCCAGAGGACATCGGAAGCGCCCTGTTCGATCTCGAAGGCCGCGCCGTCGCCCTCAATATCGCCCGGGTGGATCGAGTGACCAACTACGCCCTTCCTGTCGAATCCTTCCTTCCCAAGATGACCAAGTGGATGGAAGAAGATCGGAAAAAGAACAGCCCAAAAACCGCCTCGGCGGTGGGAGAATAG
- a CDS encoding aminopeptidase P N-terminal domain-containing protein: MRYRPLPSSLFVDARKQLRKKLKPGAVVILHANDTYPTSADGTMPFVQSSDLFYLTGVDQEETVLILFPDAPDEKQREMLFVRETNEHIAIWEGEKLTKQQAADRTGIPVKSIHWLDRFDDVFRNVMCQAENVYLNSNEHLRAAVDVETREMRFTRRCQHEFPLHHYHRLAPILHELRVIKSPDEVKVIKQAIDITGSAFQRLLHFVKPGVMEYEVEAELIHEFIRRGGQGHAFSPIIASGKNACALHYNTNDSQCQNGDLLLTDFGARYGNYNADLTRTIPVGGTFTKWQRAVYNAVLKVQREAKKMLKPGVLLKEYQEKVGAFMEDELLKLKLLTKKEVKEARDKDPEKPAYKKYFMHGTSHHLGLDVHDVGSSWRRIEPGMVFTVEPGLYIREQGIGIRLENDVLITKKGAVDLMDAIPIEADDIEAEMASAAKKKK; encoded by the coding sequence ATGCGTTATCGCCCGCTGCCCTCTTCGTTGTTCGTCGATGCCCGCAAGCAACTGCGCAAAAAGCTGAAGCCCGGCGCGGTAGTCATTCTTCACGCGAATGACACCTACCCCACCAGCGCGGACGGCACCATGCCCTTCGTGCAGAGCAGCGATCTCTTCTACCTCACAGGCGTGGACCAGGAGGAGACCGTGCTCATTCTCTTTCCTGATGCGCCGGATGAGAAACAAAGAGAGATGCTCTTCGTGCGCGAGACGAATGAGCACATCGCCATCTGGGAAGGTGAAAAACTCACCAAGCAACAGGCGGCGGATCGCACGGGCATTCCCGTGAAGTCCATTCATTGGCTGGATCGTTTCGACGATGTCTTCCGCAATGTGATGTGCCAGGCGGAGAACGTGTATCTCAACAGCAATGAGCACCTGCGCGCTGCAGTGGACGTAGAGACACGCGAGATGCGCTTCACCCGCCGGTGCCAGCACGAGTTTCCCCTGCACCACTACCACCGCCTCGCGCCCATCCTTCACGAACTGCGTGTCATCAAGAGCCCGGATGAAGTGAAGGTCATCAAGCAGGCCATCGACATCACCGGCTCTGCCTTCCAACGACTGCTTCATTTCGTGAAGCCGGGCGTGATGGAGTATGAGGTGGAGGCGGAACTCATCCATGAGTTCATCCGCAGGGGCGGACAAGGGCATGCCTTCTCCCCCATCATTGCCAGCGGGAAGAATGCCTGCGCGCTTCACTACAACACGAATGATTCCCAGTGTCAGAATGGCGATCTGCTGCTCACCGACTTCGGCGCACGCTACGGGAACTACAACGCCGACCTGACGCGCACCATCCCCGTAGGAGGCACCTTCACCAAATGGCAGCGTGCGGTGTACAACGCTGTGCTCAAGGTGCAGCGCGAAGCCAAGAAGATGCTCAAGCCCGGCGTCCTGCTGAAGGAATACCAGGAGAAGGTGGGAGCCTTCATGGAAGACGAGCTTCTGAAGCTGAAGCTGCTCACCAAAAAAGAAGTGAAGGAGGCCCGGGACAAGGATCCTGAGAAGCCGGCCTACAAGAAGTACTTCATGCACGGCACCAGCCATCACCTGGGTCTGGATGTGCATGATGTGGGCAGCTCGTGGCGTCGTATTGAACCTGGCATGGTCTTCACCGTGGAGCCCGGTCTCTACATCCGTGAGCAGGGCATCGGTATTCGCCTGGAGAACGATGTGCTCATCACCAAAAAGGGCGCGGTCGATCTCATGGACGCCATCCCCATCGAGGCGGATGACATCGAAGCCGAGATGGCTTCCGCGGCGAAGAAAAAGAAGTAG